The segment CCGAAGTTCAAGGTGGTCAAAAGGTCCCTGACCTCTCGGGTTGTGGAATCACCAGAGGTGGAAGGGACACACAAGGATGATAAAGGAAAACTGTTGGTTCTGCAAAGGACAACCCCAAagatccccaaaatccaggagTGTTGTCCAAGTGCTTCCAGATGTCCAGACCCATGGAATCATGGATATTCTGAGGTGGAAAAGACCCTATGGGAAGAAAGAACTGTGGAATATCTGGAGTTGGATAGGACACAAGTTTTGTGTCTAACACAGGACGATACCAAAAATCTCAGTAATCCACAAATCCCACTTTTTTAGCCCAAAAATGAGTGTACAGCCCTTTGTGCCACAGCTGGGGGATCAGCTTTGCCTTGGGGTGGCCCTGTGTGGGGCGGAGCCGTTGCCGCTGTCCCTcactctgtgcccttggtgctgATAGAACAAACATAGGGTTACTTGGGAATTGTGTTCTGGGAAGTTTCGTGTTTTCCTTGGAAATAAATGCAGAACTGCAGCAGGTGCTTTTTATTCCCAACACTTTTTTGGACCTGGTTGACCCCATGAGCCTCGTGATCCCAAATGCCGAGGCCTGTGCCTCAAGGGCCAATGTTGCTCACCAAAACAATCTCCATTTTGGAGTTCAAGGGGTAAAACATGACAGAGTTTTGGCCAAAATCCCAGGGTTTATTTCAAACCTatctctgcttcctcctgccccagcctcaggccccagggagccccggccctgctccagcgctggctgTGCCGGGGGCTTGGGGAGGGGCTGACGGTCGTGCCCCGTTTGTGCCTCGATTTCCCCATCCCGGTGCCGATGTGGCTCCATCCAGGGGTTGGATCGAGCCCCCGGGAGCCATGGCACGAACCGAGGccgggcagagctgcagccaaggcCTCCTGGGGCTGAGGAGAGCGGGAGGCAGCGGTGACGCGGCTCGGGGACCCGGGCACAGGAGGCGGCAGCGCAGGGCAGCgtctccctgggctgcagcgcCGAGGGGGGCTCGGGGTGTCCCCGGGCTGCCTGGGACCGAGTGTTCTTTGGCACAGGGGCCAAGGCCgctcggcggggccgcggcacctgctgcccttcccgcgccgcctcccgccgccccgTTAAAGCGCCCGCGGGGCCGGCGCTCGGTCCCACCGCGGACTGCGCTCCACCATGATGCTGCAGCTCGTGCTCCTCGCCGCGCTCGCCCTGTGCGGTGAGTCCCGCCCGGAGCCTTGGGCCTCGGCACCCCCGAAAGGCCCCTGGAGCAAGCCCGGGGGGACTCACGCCCCCGtgcctctgtccccagggcGCTGCTCCGAGCTGGATCTCGATGGCATGCAGCGGGTGGTCGGCGGCACCGAGGCGCGCTCGCACTCCTGGCCCTCCCAGGTGCGTCCTGCCGGCGTCCCACGGCTGGGCCCGGGGCTCTGCCCGCGCCGCGACCCCGCGCTCAGCCCCGGGCCGTGTCTCGCCCCCTCCCCAGATCTCCCTGCAGTATTACTCCGGGGGAGGCTGGCACCACACCTGCGGGGGCTCCCTCATCCACAGGAACTGGGTGATGACCGCCGCCCACTGCGTCAACAAGTGAGCGCCCCGGGGACCCCTCCTCCCCCTCGCCAAACCTCCTTgccccccaaaacccttccAAGCAGAAATTCTGGCTGCCTCAAGCCCCAGAGCAGCCGCCCTTGGAGCGCTTTTGGCCTCCTCCTTTTTGGCAGGGCCTCCGCGGCGCTTCTCCGGGAGCGCCCCGTTCCCGCTCGGAGCCTCCCGGAGCAGCTCCCGCTCGGGCTGCGCGGAGGCCGGCGCTGACGGAGCGTGTTTGCACCTTGCCGCCAGTAACCTGCAGTACCGTGTGGTGGCCGGCGAGCACAACCTCAACATGAACGACGGCACCGAGCAGGTGTTCAGCGTCAGCAGGATCATCGTCCACCCCTACTACAACTCCAACAACGTGGCCGCAGGGTAACGCTGGCGCAACGGGCACTCGGGGGGAGCCCGGCCGGCGTTTGGGGGCTCCTTGTAACATCCTCTCCCTCCCGCCGGCAGCTACGACATCGCCCTGTTCCGCCTGAGCAGCTCCGCCACCCTGAACAGCGCCGTGCAGCTGGCCGTGCTGCCCCGGGAGGGCACCATCCTGCCCAACAACTACCCCTGCTACATCACGGGCTGGGGCCTGACCCGCAGTGAGTGACGAGCTGCCCCCGACCCAAACTACCCCGGCACCGGCCAACGCCGGCAGCCGCGGCGGCGCCCGCAGCCCGGCACGGCCCCGGCAGGCTCCGCTCGGGGCTGCGCTGGGGGCTCGCAGGTGCCCAGCGCCGGCCGGGGCCGTGCCGAGCCTCGGGGGCACGGGCGGGGCCGGAGGGGCTGCGCGGGGGCCGCGGGCTCGGCTTTGGCCGGGCCGTTCCGGCGGCTCCGAGGCGGCGCTGACCGCCCCGCTCCCCGCAGCCAACGGGCAGCTGTCCAGcgtcctgctccaggcccagctgcCCGTCGTGGACTACCAGATCTGCTCCAGCGCGTCCTACTGGGGCTCCACCGTCAAGAACACCATGGTGTGCGCCGGCGGCGACGGCGTGCGCTCCGGCTGCCAGGTGCGCCCGCGGCCCCCGCgctgcccccgccgcccccggcgcgcccgcagccccggctcaCGCCGCTCCTCGCTCCGCAGGGCGATTCCGGCGGTCCCCTGCACTGCGCCGTCAACGGGCAGTACCAGGTGCACGGCGTCACCAGCTTCGtgtccagccagggctgcaacGTCCTCCGCAAACCCACCGTGTTCACCCGCGTCTCCGCCTACATCTCCTGGATCAACAGCGTAAGGCGcccgcgccgggccgggccgggccgggctcagCCCCGGCGCTCTCGGGGCACCGCtgcgcccgccccggccccggccccgcgcggctcagcccggcccttcctcccttccaggTCATCGCCCAGAACTGAGCCCGGCGGGACAAGCGCCCGCTGCCCCCCGCCCATGGacatcccctcactgccccGCGCCGCGCTCCGGGCTGCCCGCCCCCGAGCCGGCCTCAATAAAATCTCTCCTCCCGTCTCCGAGCCTCCGCGCTGCCTTTGCTCGCGTCCGCCCATCCTTCCTCCTCCGGCCcgccatcctcctcctcccccagctcccGCACCGGCCCTTCCCcgcctcctcctcttcctcgctCCTCAGGCAAGAGCCCTgcggagcaggagctgcctccgaGCTCtcggggcagccccagcctctggGGGATGCTGGAAAAGGGGCAAACGCTGCAAagccccttcctgccctccaagGCCATCGCCCCCCGGCATTGCAGGGGCGCACGGAGCGTTCGGGGCAATCCCATCGGGATCTCCCCTGACTCTTGCTCTATTTCtcttccccaaattccctcctcGGCCACGAGAGGTGTCGGATTCGGGGACTGCTGCCACCCCCTCGTCCCTCAGCTGcgtcctggggctgtgccacaacccccagcctggggacacaccaCCAGCACCAACGTGCCCCAAACGCCCGCCTTACACCCAAACAGACACTGCTGGGTGGATCCAGCAGCCGCTGGGAgttccccccagccctgggtcGTGTCCTGCTGAACAAAACACCCACGAGTGACAAgagggctctcccagccctgggaggccACGGGAGCAGTGGCTGTGCCCGGCCCTGCTGAAGCCCCCGAGGGCTGCGTCCAGTTCTGCCCCTCCCAGCAAGGAAAACAccgaggggctggagtgtgttcagagaagggaacagagctggggtggggctggagcagctgaaggagctgggaaaggggctcagcctgggcaaAAGGAGGCTTAGGAGGGACCTTCTGGCTCTGACcaactcctgacaggaggggacagcccggggaggggtcgggctgtgctcccagggaacagggacaggacggGAGGGAAgagtctcaagctgtgccacgagaggctcaggctggacatcaggagATGGACACAATCCCTCCCTTGGCTGGCTGTGATCCCAGCCCTGGTTTCCC is part of the Agelaius phoeniceus isolate bAgePho1 chromosome 35, bAgePho1.hap1, whole genome shotgun sequence genome and harbors:
- the LOC129130558 gene encoding chymotrypsin-like elastase family member 1, with protein sequence MLQLVLLAALALCGRCSELDLDGMQRVVGGTEARSHSWPSQISLQYYSGGGWHHTCGGSLIHRNWVMTAAHCVNNNLQYRVVAGEHNLNMNDGTEQVFSVSRIIVHPYYNSNNVAAGYDIALFRLSSSATLNSAVQLAVLPREGTILPNNYPCYITGWGLTRTNGQLSSVLLQAQLPVVDYQICSSASYWGSTVKNTMVCAGGDGVRSGCQGDSGGPLHCAVNGQYQVHGVTSFVSSQGCNVLRKPTVFTRVSAYISWINSRLGLPRELGGSSCSAGLLPEERGRGGGGEGPVRELGEEEDGGPEEEGWADASKGSAEARRREERFY